A single region of the Streptomyces caelestis genome encodes:
- the pcaDC gene encoding bifunctional 3-oxoadipate enol-lactonase/4-carboxymuconolactone decarboxylase PcaDC produces MSETPSNTLQYRFDGPEEAPVLILGPSLGTTWHMWDRQIPELIKQWRVFRFDMPGHGGAPAYPVGSVTDLTTRLLTTLEALGVQRFGYAGCALGGAVGIELALRHPERLASLALIAASPRFGTADEFRQRGVIVRTNGLDPIARTAPDRWFTGGFAAAQPAITEWAVQMVRTTDPGCYIAACEALASFDVRAELGRVGVPTLVLVGSDDQVTGPAEARTLVAGIPDARLAVVPGASHLVPVEQPAAVTDLLVRHFSTAWQPVFETSTGQTALPAAAVKPVLSAAPSQPVQTGPVAEIAPVVPQQPQGRPDPYDAGLKVRREVLGDAHVDRALAQADEFSGDFQELITRYAWGEIWDRPGLDRRTRSCVTLTALVAGGHLDELAFHTRAALRNGLTPGEIKEVLLQAAVYCGVPAANSAFKVAQQVIREETTPQE; encoded by the coding sequence GTGAGTGAGACACCGTCGAACACCCTGCAATACCGCTTTGACGGGCCGGAAGAGGCTCCCGTCCTGATCTTGGGTCCCTCACTGGGTACCACATGGCACATGTGGGACCGCCAGATCCCCGAGCTGATCAAGCAGTGGCGCGTCTTCCGCTTCGATATGCCCGGACACGGCGGCGCTCCCGCGTACCCGGTGGGCTCGGTCACGGACCTCACCACACGGCTGCTGACCACCCTCGAAGCGCTCGGCGTGCAGCGCTTCGGCTACGCGGGCTGCGCCCTCGGCGGCGCGGTCGGCATCGAGCTGGCCCTGCGCCACCCCGAGCGGCTCGCCTCCCTCGCGCTGATCGCCGCCTCGCCCCGCTTCGGCACGGCCGACGAGTTCCGGCAGAGAGGGGTGATCGTCCGGACGAACGGGCTCGACCCCATCGCCCGCACGGCCCCCGACCGCTGGTTCACCGGCGGGTTCGCCGCCGCGCAGCCCGCGATCACCGAGTGGGCCGTGCAGATGGTGCGCACCACCGACCCCGGCTGCTACATCGCCGCCTGCGAGGCGCTCGCCTCGTTCGACGTCCGGGCCGAGCTCGGACGCGTGGGCGTGCCGACCCTGGTCCTCGTCGGATCGGACGACCAGGTCACCGGCCCCGCCGAGGCCCGCACCCTGGTCGCCGGCATCCCGGACGCCCGCCTCGCCGTCGTGCCCGGCGCCTCCCATCTGGTTCCGGTGGAGCAGCCCGCGGCCGTCACCGACCTGCTGGTGCGGCACTTCTCCACCGCATGGCAGCCCGTCTTCGAGACCTCCACCGGCCAGACCGCCCTGCCCGCGGCCGCCGTCAAGCCGGTCCTGTCCGCCGCCCCCTCCCAGCCGGTCCAGACCGGGCCCGTCGCCGAGATCGCCCCGGTCGTACCACAGCAGCCCCAGGGACGGCCCGATCCCTACGACGCCGGGCTCAAGGTCCGCCGCGAAGTGCTGGGCGACGCGCACGTCGACCGGGCGCTGGCGCAGGCCGACGAGTTCTCCGGGGACTTCCAGGAGTTGATCACCCGCTACGCCTGGGGTGAGATCTGGGACCGCCCCGGCCTCGACCGGCGCACCCGCAGCTGCGTCACACTCACCGCCCTGGTCGCCGGCGGCCACCTGGACGAGCTGGCCTTCCACACCAGAGCGGCGCTGCGCAACGGACTCACCCCGGGCGAGATCAAGGAAGTGCTGCTCCAGGCGGCCGTCTACTGCGGGGTCCCGGCGGCGAACAGCGCGTTCAAGGTCGCCCAGCAGGTCATCCGCGAGGAGACCACGCCCCAGGAGTGA
- a CDS encoding MBL fold metallo-hydrolase, whose translation MKLTKKSHSCVRLEKDGRTLVLDPGGFSEEDAALGADAILVTHEHPDHFDEFRLRAAMEDNPAARIWTLKSVAEKISSAFPGRVHTVGHGDTFTAAGFEVQVHGELHAVIHPDIPRITNVGFLVDGGKVFHPGDAFTVPGHRVETLMLPVMAPWSKISEVIDYVREVRPQRAYDIHDAYLTDLARPIYDRQIGQLGGSEHLRLTSGDSAEV comes from the coding sequence ATGAAGCTCACGAAGAAGTCGCACTCCTGCGTCCGCCTCGAGAAGGACGGCCGCACCCTCGTCCTCGACCCCGGCGGGTTCAGCGAGGAGGACGCCGCGCTCGGCGCGGACGCGATCCTCGTCACCCACGAGCACCCCGACCACTTCGACGAGTTCCGGCTGCGCGCCGCGATGGAGGACAACCCGGCCGCTCGGATCTGGACCCTGAAGTCCGTCGCCGAGAAGATCTCCTCGGCGTTCCCCGGCCGCGTGCACACCGTCGGCCACGGCGACACCTTCACCGCCGCCGGCTTCGAGGTCCAGGTCCACGGCGAGCTCCACGCGGTGATCCACCCGGACATCCCGAGGATCACCAACGTCGGCTTCCTCGTCGACGGCGGCAAGGTCTTCCACCCCGGCGACGCCTTCACCGTTCCCGGCCACCGGGTCGAGACGCTGATGCTCCCGGTGATGGCCCCCTGGAGCAAGATCTCGGAGGTGATCGACTACGTCCGCGAGGTCAGGCCGCAGCGCGCCTACGACATCCACGACGCCTACCTCACCGATCTCGCCCGCCCGATCTACGACCGCCAGATCGGGCAGCTCGGCGGCTCGGAGCACCTGCGGCTGACATCTGGGGACTCCGCCGAGGTCTGA
- a CDS encoding exodeoxyribonuclease III: MRIATWNVNSITARLPRLLAWLESSGTDVLCLQEAKVAEDQFPTEQLRELGYEAAVHATGRWNGVAVLSRVGIEDVVKGLPGDPGFDGSVEPRAISATCGPLRVWSVYVPNGREVDHPHYAYKLQWFEALKAAVAGDASGSRPFAVMGDYNVAPTDDDVYDRAAFEGSTHVTPAERAALASLREAGLSDVVPRPLKYEQPFTYWDYRQLCFPKNRGMRIDLVYANQPFTKAVKDAYVDREERKGKGASDHAPVVVDLDV; the protein is encoded by the coding sequence ATGCGCATCGCGACCTGGAACGTGAACTCGATCACCGCCCGCCTGCCGAGGCTCCTGGCCTGGCTGGAGAGCAGCGGCACGGACGTGCTGTGCCTCCAGGAGGCCAAGGTCGCCGAGGACCAGTTCCCGACGGAGCAGCTGCGCGAGCTGGGCTACGAGGCGGCGGTCCACGCGACCGGCCGGTGGAACGGCGTGGCGGTGCTCTCCCGCGTCGGCATCGAGGACGTCGTCAAGGGCCTGCCCGGCGACCCCGGTTTCGACGGCTCGGTGGAGCCCCGCGCCATCTCGGCGACGTGCGGCCCGCTCCGCGTCTGGTCGGTCTACGTGCCGAACGGCCGTGAGGTGGACCACCCCCACTACGCCTACAAGCTCCAGTGGTTCGAGGCCCTCAAGGCCGCGGTCGCCGGAGACGCGTCCGGCAGCCGCCCCTTCGCGGTGATGGGTGACTACAACGTGGCGCCGACGGACGACGACGTCTACGACCGCGCGGCCTTCGAGGGCTCCACCCACGTCACCCCGGCCGAGCGCGCCGCCCTCGCCTCCCTGCGCGAGGCGGGCCTGTCCGACGTGGTCCCGCGGCCCCTGAAGTACGAGCAGCCGTTCACGTACTGGGACTACCGCCAGCTGTGCTTCCCCAAGAACCGCGGCATGCGCATCGACCTGGTGTACGCCAACCAGCCGTTCACGAAGGCGGTCAAGGACGCGTACGTGGACCGCGAGGAGCGCAAGGGCAAGGGCGCGTCGGACCACGCGCCGGTCGTGGTGGACCTCGACGTCTAG
- a CDS encoding SGNH/GDSL hydrolase family protein has protein sequence MRRCVRGILVVLALCGSLAPAVPAQAVEERRAAPVPLERLFDNVAVSDDDRPGQADFDGAGASLSARDLNSAGWTPGRGLTVQGARLTWPRRQPGEPDNVRAAGQDVHVTGRGDALAFLVAGTSGAEVGGPGVITYANGTRSGYRLSAPDWRTGPLATKAVALPHINTPGGQLAERARLYVVTVPLAPGRPVASVRLPRAAGLHVFAVSVRTATRGWTGSWTTSTSGYTPVGPWTDRTLRLVVHTSAGGPRVRVRFDNTFAAAPVRIGSATVAVQASGAAARGTPVPLSFGGAGDVEIPAGAQAYSDPLGFAVPAGANLLVSFHLPGTVAAAPVHRLAQQRSYVSGPGDHAADGSADAYTSVITSWPLLAGVDVSGGPGSVVLLGDSITDGDKSTVDANRRWPDVLAGRLLKQTTVPRYGVLNQGISGNRVVTDRYPGDGVSTDAAGVSALHRFDRDVLAQPSARTAVVFEGVNDVRGGTSAEQVIAGLRELAARGHARGVRMLAATILPCEGEARCTAAVDAERVAVNAWIRGGGVFDGVLDFDAVVRDPQRPSRILPAYDSGDHLHPGDAGLAALADSVDLRLLRS, from the coding sequence GTGCGCCGATGTGTCCGGGGGATCCTGGTCGTTCTGGCCCTGTGCGGGTCTCTGGCGCCGGCGGTCCCGGCGCAGGCCGTCGAGGAGCGGCGGGCCGCGCCGGTGCCGCTTGAGCGGCTGTTCGACAACGTCGCCGTCAGCGACGACGACCGGCCCGGGCAGGCCGACTTCGACGGTGCCGGTGCCTCCCTGTCGGCGCGGGACCTCAACTCCGCGGGCTGGACGCCCGGCCGCGGACTCACCGTCCAGGGGGCCCGGCTGACCTGGCCGCGGCGGCAGCCCGGCGAGCCGGACAACGTCCGCGCGGCCGGCCAGGACGTTCACGTCACGGGGCGTGGGGACGCCCTCGCCTTCCTGGTGGCGGGCACGTCCGGCGCCGAGGTGGGCGGCCCGGGCGTGATCACGTACGCGAACGGCACCCGCTCCGGGTACCGGCTGAGCGCGCCCGACTGGCGCACCGGGCCGCTCGCCACGAAGGCGGTGGCCCTGCCGCACATCAACACGCCCGGCGGGCAACTCGCCGAGCGAGCCCGCCTGTACGTCGTGACGGTGCCGCTGGCACCGGGACGCCCGGTCGCCTCGGTCCGGCTGCCGCGCGCGGCCGGGCTGCACGTCTTCGCGGTGTCGGTCCGGACCGCGACGCGGGGCTGGACGGGCAGCTGGACGACGTCCACCTCCGGCTACACCCCGGTCGGGCCCTGGACGGACCGGACCCTGCGGCTCGTGGTGCACACGTCGGCCGGCGGGCCCCGGGTGCGGGTGCGGTTCGACAACACCTTCGCGGCGGCGCCGGTACGGATCGGCAGCGCGACGGTCGCCGTGCAGGCGTCGGGCGCGGCGGCACGCGGGACGCCGGTGCCGCTGTCCTTCGGCGGCGCGGGGGACGTGGAGATCCCGGCCGGGGCGCAGGCGTACAGCGATCCGCTGGGCTTCGCCGTCCCGGCGGGCGCCAACCTGCTGGTGAGCTTCCACCTGCCCGGCACGGTGGCGGCGGCGCCCGTGCACCGGCTCGCGCAGCAGCGGTCGTACGTCAGCGGGCCGGGCGACCACGCGGCGGACGGCTCCGCGGACGCGTACACATCGGTGATCACCAGCTGGCCGCTGCTCGCCGGGGTCGACGTGAGCGGCGGCCCCGGGTCCGTCGTGCTGCTCGGGGACTCCATCACCGACGGCGACAAGTCCACGGTGGACGCGAACCGGCGGTGGCCGGACGTGCTGGCCGGCCGGCTGCTGAAGCAGACCACGGTCCCGCGCTACGGCGTACTGAACCAGGGCATCTCGGGCAACCGCGTGGTCACCGACCGGTATCCCGGCGACGGGGTGTCCACGGACGCGGCCGGGGTGAGCGCCCTGCACCGGTTCGACCGGGACGTTCTCGCCCAGCCGTCGGCCCGGACGGCGGTCGTCTTCGAAGGCGTCAACGACGTGCGCGGGGGCACCTCGGCGGAGCAGGTGATCGCGGGGCTGCGGGAGCTGGCGGCACGCGGGCACGCCCGGGGCGTCAGGATGCTCGCGGCGACGATCCTGCCGTGCGAGGGCGAGGCACGCTGCACGGCCGCCGTCGACGCCGAGCGGGTCGCGGTGAACGCGTGGATCCGCGGCGGCGGGGTCTTCGACGGCGTGCTCGACTTCGACGCGGTGGTTCGGGACCCGCAGCGGCCGTCCCGGATCCTGCCCGCCTACGACAGCGGGGATCATCTGCACCCGGGCGACGCCGGGCTGGCGGCCCTGGCGGACTCGGTCGACCTGCGGCTGCTCCGGTCCTAG
- a CDS encoding DUF6278 family protein, translating to MNIPFLGNRRRKLGVPDPAGIAELLAECELLRSQASRAGVRLDDSAASLEALDQLVPLWRDDEETLTWLGNDAGLYLGTVIVRTVPGAAWEIRSDGQPVVRLTSGREFDVVESGHEWAANGVPELSQLYAEVAES from the coding sequence ATGAACATCCCTTTCCTGGGCAACCGGCGCCGGAAGCTCGGGGTTCCCGATCCGGCAGGCATCGCGGAACTCCTCGCGGAGTGTGAACTGCTGCGCTCCCAGGCGTCCCGGGCGGGTGTCCGGCTGGACGACTCGGCGGCCTCGCTGGAGGCGCTGGACCAGCTCGTACCACTCTGGCGGGACGACGAGGAGACCCTGACCTGGCTCGGCAACGACGCCGGGCTCTACCTGGGCACGGTCATCGTGCGCACCGTTCCGGGAGCCGCCTGGGAGATCCGGTCCGACGGGCAGCCCGTCGTGCGGCTCACCTCCGGCCGGGAGTTCGACGTCGTGGAGTCCGGCCACGAGTGGGCCGCGAACGGGGTGCCCGAGCTGTCCCAGCTGTACGCGGAAGTCGCGGAGTCGTGA
- a CDS encoding amino acid ABC transporter ATP-binding protein codes for MAVDPLIELRDVNKHFGELHVLQDINLTVGRGEVVVVIGPSGSGKSTLCRAINRLETIESGQIILDGQPLPEEGKPLARLRADVGMVFQAFNLFAHKTVLQNLSLGQVKVRGRKKEDADKRSRELLDRVGVADQADKYPAQLSGGQQQRVAIARALAMEPKAMLFDEPTSALDPEMINEVLEVMRQLARDGMTMIVVTHEMGFARSAANRVVFMADGRIVEDRTPDEFFINPTSDRAKDFLSKILKH; via the coding sequence ATGGCCGTCGATCCGCTGATCGAGCTGCGTGACGTCAACAAGCACTTCGGGGAGCTGCATGTCCTCCAGGACATCAACCTCACCGTCGGCAGGGGGGAGGTGGTCGTGGTCATCGGCCCGTCGGGGTCGGGAAAGTCCACCCTGTGCCGGGCGATCAACCGTCTGGAGACCATCGAGTCCGGACAGATCATCCTCGACGGGCAGCCGCTGCCGGAGGAGGGCAAGCCCCTCGCGCGGCTGCGCGCCGACGTCGGGATGGTGTTCCAGGCGTTCAATCTCTTCGCCCACAAGACCGTCCTTCAGAACCTCTCCCTGGGGCAGGTCAAGGTGCGCGGGCGCAAGAAGGAGGACGCCGACAAGCGCTCCCGTGAACTGCTCGACCGGGTTGGCGTCGCCGACCAGGCGGACAAGTATCCGGCGCAGCTCTCCGGCGGCCAGCAGCAGCGCGTGGCCATCGCCCGCGCCCTGGCCATGGAGCCCAAGGCGATGCTCTTCGACGAGCCGACCTCGGCCCTGGACCCGGAGATGATCAACGAGGTGCTGGAGGTCATGAGGCAACTGGCCCGTGACGGCATGACCATGATCGTCGTCACGCACGAGATGGGCTTCGCCCGCTCGGCCGCCAACCGCGTCGTCTTCATGGCCGACGGCCGGATCGTCGAGGACCGCACCCCCGACGAGTTCTTCATCAACCCCACCAGCGACCGCGCCAAGGACTTCCTCTCCAAGATCCTCAAGCACTGA